From the genome of Mustela lutreola isolate mMusLut2 chromosome 16, mMusLut2.pri, whole genome shotgun sequence, one region includes:
- the C16H19orf33 gene encoding immortalization up-regulated protein, with translation MEFDLAAALDSKKPQGTGQEGDHKHGPHKVLGASETGAADKPRGHGHRSSSDSSSSSGSSSDSDMEGKPHAAASQGHESTPAKVKKPKVKKKKEKKGKAKETSH, from the exons ATGGAGTTCGATTTGGCCGCAG CCCTAGACTCCAAGAAGCCTCAGGGGACGGGCCAGGAGGGAGACCATAAACACGGCCCCCACAAAGTTCTGGGCGCGTCAGAGACAGGGGCGGCTGACAAACCAAGG GGCCACGGTCACCGCAGTTCCTCGGACTCCAGTAGCAGCAGCGGCAGCTCCAGCGACTCGGACATGGAAGGAAAG CCTCACGCGGCCGCCTCGCAAGGACACGAAAGCACGCCGGCCAAGGTCAAGAAGCCCAAggtgaaaaagaagaaggaaaagaaagggaaggcgAAGGAGACTTCTCACTGA
- the YIF1B gene encoding protein YIF1B isoform X2: MHPVGLAAAGTPRQPSKRRIPVSQPGMADPHQLFDDTSSAQNQGYRAQRAPGGLGYPAASASPQAAFLADPVSNMAMAYGSSLAAQGKELVDKNIDRFIPVTKLKYYFAVDTMYVGKKLGLLVFPYLHQDWEVQYQQDTPVAPRFDVNAPDLYIPAMAFITYVLVAGLALGTQDRFSPDLLGLQASSALAWLTLEVLAILLSLYLVTVNTDLTTIDLVAFLGYKYVGMIGGVLMGLLFGKIGYYLVLGWCCVSIFVFMIRTLRLKILAEAAAEGVPVRGARNQLRMYLTMAVAAAQPLLMYWLTFHLVR, translated from the exons ATGCACCCGGTAGGCTTGGCGGCGGCGGGGACGCCCCGGCAGC CATCCAAGCGGAGGATCCCCGTGTCCCAGCCCGGCATGGCTGACCCCCACCAGCTCTTCGATGATACGAGTTCGGCCCAGAACCAGGGCTACAGGGCCCAGAGGGCACCCGGTGGCCTGGGCTACCCTGCAGCCTCCGCCTCGCCCCAGGCTGCCTTCCTGGCGGATCCTGTGTCCAACATGGCCATGGCCTACGGGAGCAGCCTGGCCGCCCAGGGCAAGGAGCTGGTGGATAAGAAC ATCGACCGCTTCATCCCCGTCACCAAGCTCAAGTACTACTTTGCTGTGGACACCATGTATGTGGGCAAAAAACTGGGCCTACTCGTCTTCCCCTACCTGCACCAG GACTGGGAAGTGCAGTACCAGCAAGACACACCTGTGGCTCCTCGCTTTGACGTCAATGCTCCTGACCTCTACATTCCag CTATGGCTTTCATCACTTATGTCTTGGTGGCTGGCCTGGCGCTGGGGACCCAGGATAG GTTCTCCCCAGACCTCCTCGGGCTGCAGGCAAGCTCTGCGTTGGCCTGGCTGACCCTGGAGGTGCTGGCCATTCTGCTCAGTCTCTACCTGGTCACTGTCAACACTGACCTCACCACTATTGATCTGGTGGCCTTCTTGGGCTACAAATATGTTGG gATGATTGGCGGGGTCCTTATGGGCCTGCTCTTTGGGAAGATTGGCTACTATCTAGTGCTGGGCTGGTGCTGTGTGTCTATCTTTGTGTTCATG ATCCGGACGTTGCGGCTGAAGATCCTGGCGGAGGCGGCGGCCGAGGGCGTCCCGGTACGCGGGGCCAGGAACCAGCTGCGCATGTATCTGACCATGGCCGTGGCGGCGGCGCAGCCCCTGCTCATGTACTGGCTCACCTTCCACCTGGTGCGGTGA
- the YIF1B gene encoding protein YIF1B isoform X4 has product MHPVGLAAAGTPRQRKWPSKRRIPVSQPGMADPHQLFDDTSSAQNQGYRAQRAPGGLGYPAASASPQAAFLADPVSNMAMAYGSSLAAQGKELVDKNDWEVQYQQDTPVAPRFDVNAPDLYIPAMAFITYVLVAGLALGTQDRFSPDLLGLQASSALAWLTLEVLAILLSLYLVTVNTDLTTIDLVAFLGYKYVGMIGGVLMGLLFGKIGYYLVLGWCCVSIFVFMIRTLRLKILAEAAAEGVPVRGARNQLRMYLTMAVAAAQPLLMYWLTFHLVR; this is encoded by the exons ATGCACCCGGTAGGCTTGGCGGCGGCGGGGACGCCCCGGCAGCGTAAGTGGC CATCCAAGCGGAGGATCCCCGTGTCCCAGCCCGGCATGGCTGACCCCCACCAGCTCTTCGATGATACGAGTTCGGCCCAGAACCAGGGCTACAGGGCCCAGAGGGCACCCGGTGGCCTGGGCTACCCTGCAGCCTCCGCCTCGCCCCAGGCTGCCTTCCTGGCGGATCCTGTGTCCAACATGGCCATGGCCTACGGGAGCAGCCTGGCCGCCCAGGGCAAGGAGCTGGTGGATAAGAAC GACTGGGAAGTGCAGTACCAGCAAGACACACCTGTGGCTCCTCGCTTTGACGTCAATGCTCCTGACCTCTACATTCCag CTATGGCTTTCATCACTTATGTCTTGGTGGCTGGCCTGGCGCTGGGGACCCAGGATAG GTTCTCCCCAGACCTCCTCGGGCTGCAGGCAAGCTCTGCGTTGGCCTGGCTGACCCTGGAGGTGCTGGCCATTCTGCTCAGTCTCTACCTGGTCACTGTCAACACTGACCTCACCACTATTGATCTGGTGGCCTTCTTGGGCTACAAATATGTTGG gATGATTGGCGGGGTCCTTATGGGCCTGCTCTTTGGGAAGATTGGCTACTATCTAGTGCTGGGCTGGTGCTGTGTGTCTATCTTTGTGTTCATG ATCCGGACGTTGCGGCTGAAGATCCTGGCGGAGGCGGCGGCCGAGGGCGTCCCGGTACGCGGGGCCAGGAACCAGCTGCGCATGTATCTGACCATGGCCGTGGCGGCGGCGCAGCCCCTGCTCATGTACTGGCTCACCTTCCACCTGGTGCGGTGA
- the YIF1B gene encoding protein YIF1B isoform X1 produces MHPVGLAAAGTPRQRKWPSKRRIPVSQPGMADPHQLFDDTSSAQNQGYRAQRAPGGLGYPAASASPQAAFLADPVSNMAMAYGSSLAAQGKELVDKNIDRFIPVTKLKYYFAVDTMYVGKKLGLLVFPYLHQDWEVQYQQDTPVAPRFDVNAPDLYIPAMAFITYVLVAGLALGTQDRFSPDLLGLQASSALAWLTLEVLAILLSLYLVTVNTDLTTIDLVAFLGYKYVGMIGGVLMGLLFGKIGYYLVLGWCCVSIFVFMIRTLRLKILAEAAAEGVPVRGARNQLRMYLTMAVAAAQPLLMYWLTFHLVR; encoded by the exons ATGCACCCGGTAGGCTTGGCGGCGGCGGGGACGCCCCGGCAGCGTAAGTGGC CATCCAAGCGGAGGATCCCCGTGTCCCAGCCCGGCATGGCTGACCCCCACCAGCTCTTCGATGATACGAGTTCGGCCCAGAACCAGGGCTACAGGGCCCAGAGGGCACCCGGTGGCCTGGGCTACCCTGCAGCCTCCGCCTCGCCCCAGGCTGCCTTCCTGGCGGATCCTGTGTCCAACATGGCCATGGCCTACGGGAGCAGCCTGGCCGCCCAGGGCAAGGAGCTGGTGGATAAGAAC ATCGACCGCTTCATCCCCGTCACCAAGCTCAAGTACTACTTTGCTGTGGACACCATGTATGTGGGCAAAAAACTGGGCCTACTCGTCTTCCCCTACCTGCACCAG GACTGGGAAGTGCAGTACCAGCAAGACACACCTGTGGCTCCTCGCTTTGACGTCAATGCTCCTGACCTCTACATTCCag CTATGGCTTTCATCACTTATGTCTTGGTGGCTGGCCTGGCGCTGGGGACCCAGGATAG GTTCTCCCCAGACCTCCTCGGGCTGCAGGCAAGCTCTGCGTTGGCCTGGCTGACCCTGGAGGTGCTGGCCATTCTGCTCAGTCTCTACCTGGTCACTGTCAACACTGACCTCACCACTATTGATCTGGTGGCCTTCTTGGGCTACAAATATGTTGG gATGATTGGCGGGGTCCTTATGGGCCTGCTCTTTGGGAAGATTGGCTACTATCTAGTGCTGGGCTGGTGCTGTGTGTCTATCTTTGTGTTCATG ATCCGGACGTTGCGGCTGAAGATCCTGGCGGAGGCGGCGGCCGAGGGCGTCCCGGTACGCGGGGCCAGGAACCAGCTGCGCATGTATCTGACCATGGCCGTGGCGGCGGCGCAGCCCCTGCTCATGTACTGGCTCACCTTCCACCTGGTGCGGTGA
- the YIF1B gene encoding protein YIF1B isoform X3, which produces MPGPASKRRIPVSQPGMADPHQLFDDTSSAQNQGYRAQRAPGGLGYPAASASPQAAFLADPVSNMAMAYGSSLAAQGKELVDKNIDRFIPVTKLKYYFAVDTMYVGKKLGLLVFPYLHQDWEVQYQQDTPVAPRFDVNAPDLYIPAMAFITYVLVAGLALGTQDRFSPDLLGLQASSALAWLTLEVLAILLSLYLVTVNTDLTTIDLVAFLGYKYVGMIGGVLMGLLFGKIGYYLVLGWCCVSIFVFMIRTLRLKILAEAAAEGVPVRGARNQLRMYLTMAVAAAQPLLMYWLTFHLVR; this is translated from the exons ATGCCAGGACCGG CATCCAAGCGGAGGATCCCCGTGTCCCAGCCCGGCATGGCTGACCCCCACCAGCTCTTCGATGATACGAGTTCGGCCCAGAACCAGGGCTACAGGGCCCAGAGGGCACCCGGTGGCCTGGGCTACCCTGCAGCCTCCGCCTCGCCCCAGGCTGCCTTCCTGGCGGATCCTGTGTCCAACATGGCCATGGCCTACGGGAGCAGCCTGGCCGCCCAGGGCAAGGAGCTGGTGGATAAGAAC ATCGACCGCTTCATCCCCGTCACCAAGCTCAAGTACTACTTTGCTGTGGACACCATGTATGTGGGCAAAAAACTGGGCCTACTCGTCTTCCCCTACCTGCACCAG GACTGGGAAGTGCAGTACCAGCAAGACACACCTGTGGCTCCTCGCTTTGACGTCAATGCTCCTGACCTCTACATTCCag CTATGGCTTTCATCACTTATGTCTTGGTGGCTGGCCTGGCGCTGGGGACCCAGGATAG GTTCTCCCCAGACCTCCTCGGGCTGCAGGCAAGCTCTGCGTTGGCCTGGCTGACCCTGGAGGTGCTGGCCATTCTGCTCAGTCTCTACCTGGTCACTGTCAACACTGACCTCACCACTATTGATCTGGTGGCCTTCTTGGGCTACAAATATGTTGG gATGATTGGCGGGGTCCTTATGGGCCTGCTCTTTGGGAAGATTGGCTACTATCTAGTGCTGGGCTGGTGCTGTGTGTCTATCTTTGTGTTCATG ATCCGGACGTTGCGGCTGAAGATCCTGGCGGAGGCGGCGGCCGAGGGCGTCCCGGTACGCGGGGCCAGGAACCAGCTGCGCATGTATCTGACCATGGCCGTGGCGGCGGCGCAGCCCCTGCTCATGTACTGGCTCACCTTCCACCTGGTGCGGTGA